The Camelina sativa cultivar DH55 chromosome 16, Cs, whole genome shotgun sequence sequence GTTGATTTAGATTTCTATTGTTAAATGTGTATGATGATGACTAGTGTAATTTGTTGGtgaaaaaacattatttatatgGCCTTTTAATGAGATTTTATTAGGACAAATTAAATTATACGATGAATAAGTAAGTTCATGTTTGTATCTTAACAAATATGTGGcctttataaaattttctattactaTAAAAGCACTTTTAACTACAACTATGTTTTACTGTTTTTTCATAAccatattttcaaatttttgtttaaactaTGAATCACGAAATAATCAACTAAGATAGGAAAAGGGAGTAAATTGCACGAGAAATTTTGATTCAGATTGTAAACTTGTTATCTTTAATAAGGTTGTAAAACAATCATAATTTGTTATGACGGCGACGACATAAATGGAGAACCTAATTTAGCTAAGAAATGTGCATGGTTACTTACTGATGGTATACCACGCTGAAGGCTGAAGCTAGAGACTAGATATGTCGAACCAATGCTTTCTTCACCACCTTCAAATAAGTAGTCATCTTGTGCTTGATCATTTTCGTAGAATTTATTGAATATCaagtttttagatttgttaCAAAAATCCAACTTTTGGGTTTCTTAGAGTAGTTGTCAACCCAAGATAAACTAGTATTGCTAAGGTTTGTCAAGACCATGAATTCTCCACTCCCGAAATCTGGATGGTTAATATACTTATATTTGACAGTAACAATTCAGGATATGTGATACTGAATGTACCTAATGATTATTAACTTGAATCTGATCTTATGAATGAAACGGGGTGACAATTCGTATACTGATGAATAATTGTTGcccaagaaaaaataaaaataaatctaaccTTCTAAGTCAACGAGAGGCTTACGAGAGGCTTCTAAGTATTGATCGTTACCGTTAAAAGTGTTCCGTTTAAACTCCCGCAACTCCGTTAGAAATATTCCGTTAACCtttaatgaagaagaaaaaaaaaaaaaacacacacacacacatagacctctctctcattctcatgTTGTTCATCTTTTCATCGACAGTGgaagagactagagagagagcGATCAAGTGAATTTCGAAACTCTCAGATCTGGGAAATGAGAGCTTCTTAGATCTATGATTTTTCGAATCTGTTGATCCATTTTTCTCGCACAAATCGTCCCTGGATCTGATTTTCATCAGCTTACCATTCCGGCGTGGATACAACAACAATCATGAATCCTTTCTCTTCCGGGACGCGTCTCAGGTTAGGATTCACTTTGCTTCCGATCTCTAACTATAGTAATATGCGATACTTCCAGTGTTGCGtttttgatttctaaatccGTAAATGTAGCTTTGATTCTTTAAGTTTTCTACTGGCGAATCTGTATATTTGTCGGCAAAATTCAATTCGGAAAATGAAATTGTATTGGTGGATTATGGAAGTGAGAGATTAGGCATGTTGTAATTGTATAATCAAATCCTCTTAAGCTTTGTGCTAGTGTTACAGTAATACAGTTTACTTTGCTTGGATTCATCATTTGTTGATGTTTGCAGCGACATGATTCGGGCTATACGTGCAAGTAAAACTGCTGCTGAGGAACGTGCTGTTGTAAGGAAAGAATGTGCTGCAATCCGTGCTTCTATTAATGAAAATGACCAGGACTACAGACACAGGGATCTAGCAAAGCTCATGTTCATTCACATGCTTGGTTATCCAACTCATTTCGGGCAGATGGAGTGCTTGAAGTTAATTGCTTCTCCTGGGTTTCCTGAGAAGAGGATTGGTTATCTTGGATTGATGTTGCTTCTTGATGAAAGGCAAGAAGTGCTAATGCTTGTCACCAACTCCCTGAAGCAGTATCCTTTTTGGTGGAATTTTTTcgaatttgattcttttttttttagtttttaaattttttgctGGCAGCTTcgtacaaatttttaaattgataTTGTGAGAACCTTGACTCACGTCTAGAGATCTGAATCACACAAACCAATACATTGTGGGGCTTGCTCTCTGTGCTTTAGGAAATATTTGTTCAGCAGAAATGGCTCGTGATCTCGCCCCTGAAGTTGAAAGATTGCTTCAATTTCGTGATCCAAATATACGCAAGAAAGTGAGTGCTTTCTCCTACCGTAATTGTACCTGTTCAGATAACAGAAGTTTAGAAGCTAAGTTGACTTGCatgttttaactaaataaaGCAGTAATTTAAGAGCTATGCATTCATTTTCATGAATCTTAACTTTACTTCTGTTATTTTTGTATCCATTGACGAGCACAACAGATGAACTTTTCATTcgttaacttttttctttatttaggCAGCTCTTTGCGCCATAAGGATCATCAGAAAAGTTCCTGATCTTTCTGAGAACTTTATTAATCCTGGTGCTGCTTTACTCAAAGAAAAGCATCATGGTGTTCTCATTACGGGAGTTCACCTTTGCACGGAGATCTGTAATGTCAGTTCCGAAGCCCTTGAATATTTCCGTAAGGTAAACTGCTGATATCCTTTCTATTTGGTTAAAAGAATATTAGGCTGCCTTGTATGTTGTAGTGTgcactctccttctctcttgGAGAATTTAAAAGTAGCTCTATATCTGTTCATTAGACTTCTCTTTGTAACTCCTAGCCTCCTACTGTCTCATAGTTTCATTATCCTTCTTTCTGGAATCTATATCATCCATGCATccccatttttttctctttggatTCATGGTTTTCCTGCGACCCTTACATAATTTACTTACATGCTGAACTGATTTGTTTCAATCATTCTTTTGCTTGACATGATGGAAAATTAGCGGTTTCCTTATCTGATTGACAGAAATGCACAGAGGGCTTGGTTAAAACCCTGAGAGATATTGCAAACAGTCCATATTCACCAGAGTATGATGTTGCTGGAATTATGGATCCATTTCTTCACATCAGATTGCTCAGACTGTTGCGTGTTTTGGGCCAAGGGGATGCAGATGCTAGTGACTGTATGAATGATATACTTGCTCAGGTTTGTTGTACTTAgtctttcaagttttttttttcaagtctttTCCTGGCTTGAATGACCTGGGTTTTCATGTATTGCTGTCTTTGTGATCCTTTATTTGCTTTTCAAAAGCTTCctttatgttattttcataatgtTTTGCTCTTTCTGATTTTCCAAAATCAATAAAGGTAACAAATGAAGCCTTTTTCTCACCTTCATGGATTTTGCTAGAAGGATCTCTGTTACActtgcattaaaaaaaatttttgatCTAGAGCAGTGAGAATCATAATCACAAAAAATCGTTTTGATTCCCAACTTGATTTTTTATGTCTTAGGTGGCATCAAAAACCGAGTCGAACAAAAATGCAGGCAACGCTATCCTATACGAATGCGTTCAAACGATAATGAGCATTGAAGAAAACGGTGGCTTACGAGTCCTTGCAATCAATATCTTAGGAAAATTCTTGTCCAACCGAGATAATAACATCAGGTTTTTATCGAGTACCACCATTGTTTGAGTTTTCTGTAACCTTATCTCTTGACATCTTACTATTGATCAACAGTaatctttcaatttttatttgctaGAATACCGATAATTATTGATTCACTCAAATATGTCTAGTTTTCcgtgattcttttttttttgtttttttttttctgcttgaAGCAGCAACTCttataaagataaaataaaccaaacctgACATGTTTTGACAGTATTGTGTATGGATGTGGAAGATATTTTGTGGCAATTGATAACACACTGCACCTGATGCCTTTCTTGTCTCTCCATTGACCACCTTCCAAAAACGATAAACCTTAGCTTTGCTTTCTCAGATACGTAGCATTAAACATGCTGATGAGAGCCTTAACTGTTGATTCCCAAGCGGTTCAGAGACACAGAGCTACAATCCTGGAGTGTGTTAAGGTATTTTATATGGTGTTACACTTTCTCTGTTGGTTGTATCTTATTGACTTACCAGATGATTTTTAGTCCACTGTTTTACTGGTTACGGAATTCAATTTAACCGCTGAGCCATAACATGCTTCCCGGCTTGGTGTTTTACTATAGTcactgaatatatttttttacatgtaaCCATCCAATTCTATTTAGGTAGTCTGAGATCACTCTTTATTAAATGGAAAAAGTGTTCTAAAATATCTTCTGGTTTAGGATTCAGATGCTTCAATTCAGAAAAGGGCACTTGAACTTATTTACCTTCTGGTGAATGAGAATAACGTGAAGCCGCTAGCAAAGGAGCTTATAGAATATTTGGAAGTAAGCGAACAAGATTTTAAGGGAGATCTTGCTGCAAAAATATGCTCCATTGTTGAAAAGTAAGTTTCACGACTTTTCAGCCAGCATGTACTGATATTTCATTTATCTGGTAGATGGTAACTGAACATTTTAATTTGTAACAAAGATCTGAGTAAAGCTAAATCAAAAGTAATCCCTGAATTTTATCAGAATGCTGGCCTGGATGAATGGTGTCCTTCAGACCTGATTGTATTTCCTTTCTGACTAGGTTTGCTCCAGAGAAAATCTGGTACATTGATCAAATGCTAAAGGTTCTATCTGAGGTATACTTTTTAACCCAGGTCGTGAATTACAATTTCTCCATACATTTATCAGTATCAATTGATATGCAGGCTTCTTTAACTAAAAACAAACTCTTTACTTCATATGAAAATAAGTAGATCTTAATTTGAGACTTCTAATCTTGATTAATTTGAGACATGTAGGCTGGAACTTATGTGAAAGAGGATGTATGGCACGCGTTGATTGTTGTAATAACAAATGCCCCTCATCTCCATGGGTACACTGTCAGGGCTTTGTACAGAGCATTACATACATCTTGTGAACAGGTTGGATGACATTTTTCTTTGGTCAGGCGTTTCCTAAATTGTAGTATCTTGTAACTTAGGAGTAAGAGGATCATTTGTGATATTTGGTACAGGAAACTCTTGTGCGGGTTGCAATATGGTGCATAGGAGAATATGCTGATCTGTTGGTAAACAATTCTGGAATGCTTGACTTAGAAGATCCAATAACGGTGAGTACTATCATCCTGCACGAAGGGCTTATTTTTGTGACTGATACTGGAGGTGCAGTTACGGGatctctttcttgattttttttttttgtcttgtaacATTTTTGTCCTTCACTGATTTGCTTGGGATCCTCACACCCTAGAAAATATTAACTAATCTCCGTTTTGTGGATTTTCTGCGCCGGCTAGTTCTCTGGTTGATAAAAGGAAAATGGTTTCAGTTGTTATTCTCTGTGTCTTATGCGGGTTATTATTCCTTACTATTTGATTACCCAGTCAAATAGATTTATTGCTGAAATTTTCTGCCCGCGACTTTTTGAATGATCATCTTTACATGCTAAAGACTTGTTTGTTCAATGTAGATATTAGATGGATAGATACTAATTTGAGTTCTCAAGCTTCTGTAATTAGGTAACAGAATCAGATGCAGTGGATGTTATCGAGACTGCTATTAAGCATCATACTTCGGATGTCACAACTAAGGCAATGGCACTCATTGCTCTGTTAAAGATCTCATCTCGTTTTCCTTCTTGTTCAGAGTATGCCAACTCCTACCTACCTTTATTATGTCTACTCAGTTGATTCCAGAGTTTTTGGTTACTAGGGTTATAAAGTATAATCATGCCTGAAGTCTTTTCACGTCCCTGtaaacttttttcttaaaaattagGTGGCAGTGAAAATTAGTCCATGCTACTTCTCATCAGTGATAGGCTTCTTGTATTTGTTTAC is a genomic window containing:
- the LOC104750108 gene encoding AP-1 complex subunit gamma-2, which produces MNPFSSGTRLSDMIRAIRASKTAAEERAVVRKECAAIRASINENDQDYRHRDLAKLMFIHMLGYPTHFGQMECLKLIASPGFPEKRIGYLGLMLLLDERQEVLMLVTNSLKQDLNHTNQYIVGLALCALGNICSAEMARDLAPEVERLLQFRDPNIRKKAALCAIRIIRKVPDLSENFINPGAALLKEKHHGVLITGVHLCTEICNVSSEALEYFRKKCTEGLVKTLRDIANSPYSPEYDVAGIMDPFLHIRLLRLLRVLGQGDADASDCMNDILAQVASKTESNKNAGNAILYECVQTIMSIEENGGLRVLAINILGKFLSNRDNNIRYVALNMLMRALTVDSQAVQRHRATILECVKDSDASIQKRALELIYLLVNENNVKPLAKELIEYLEVSEQDFKGDLAAKICSIVEKFAPEKIWYIDQMLKVLSEAGTYVKEDVWHALIVVITNAPHLHGYTVRALYRALHTSCEQETLVRVAIWCIGEYADLLVNNSGMLDLEDPITVTESDAVDVIETAIKHHTSDVTTKAMALIALLKISSRFPSCSERVKSIIGQNKGSFVLELQQRSMEFSSVIQKHQNIRSTLLERMPVLDEATFSGRRAGSLPASVSTSGKSSFSIPNGVAKAPLVDLLDLSSDDTPAPTSSGDNFLQDLLGVDITQPSAQPVSGMQPSQAGADILLDLLSIGTPSPVQNGSTNGDLLFMQDNNAPIASMDTISSTSPTAPSSMMDLLDGFGSTPPKNEDKSPAYPSIVAFESSSLKIEFNFTKKPENPQTTNIVGNFTNLSPNVYTDFLFQAAVPKFLQLHLDPASSNSLPANGSIKQTMRVTNSQQGKKPIVMRMRVGYKINGKDVLEEGQINNFPRGL